From bacterium, the proteins below share one genomic window:
- the tatC gene encoding twin-arginine translocase subunit TatC has product FSLPFIFFHIWRFCAPGLLSNEKRYAFPFVIASTLCFTIGALFCYYLILPYGLSFLLSFATDSLVPQISIGFYISFVFKLLLVFGLVFEVPLITLLLVKIGVVTPEFLTSNRSYVIVGAFVVAAILTPPDIVTQLLLAGPLLALYEISVVIAKVMARKKKAKAAAEEEEDSA; this is encoded by the coding sequence ATTTCAGCCTCCCGTTCATCTTCTTTCACATCTGGCGGTTCTGCGCCCCCGGACTTTTGAGCAACGAGAAAAGGTACGCCTTCCCCTTCGTGATCGCCTCGACCCTCTGCTTCACCATCGGCGCCCTTTTCTGCTACTACCTGATTCTTCCCTACGGGTTGTCGTTTCTCCTGAGCTTCGCCACCGACAGCCTGGTCCCCCAGATTTCGATCGGCTTCTATATCTCGTTCGTCTTCAAGCTGCTCCTCGTCTTCGGGCTTGTGTTCGAGGTGCCCCTCATCACCCTCTTGCTCGTCAAGATCGGGGTGGTGACCCCGGAGTTCCTCACCTCGAACCGGAGCTATGTCATCGTCGGCGCGTTCGTGGTGGCCGCAATCCTGACACCCCCCGACATCGTGACCCAGTTGCTGCTTGCCGGGCCGCTGCTCGCCCTCTATGAGATCAGCGTCGTCATCGCGAAAGTCATGGCCCGGAAGAAGAAGGCGAAGGCGGCGGCCGAGGAAGAGGAAGATTCGGCGTGA